In a single window of the Sphingosinicella microcystinivorans genome:
- a CDS encoding SMP-30/gluconolactonase/LRE family protein, whose protein sequence is MTRFEPVLEIGAELGESPVWSAERQMLFFVDILGRTLHRYDPVTGAHRADAVDEHIGCVQPAEGGGFVAGMRSGIWLLDDDGRKRECLAENPEDQRTSRFNDGCVDPRGRLLVGTVDETRANGAATLYRCDARGLVPLVGGLLTSNGLAFSPDGCTLYHSDTPRFTVWRHDYDPETGEIANRRVFARLDPDAPDRGRPDGAAVDAEGCYWTALYAGGRVQRYDPDGRLMAEYPASVRGTTMPAFGGPDMKTLFLTTVGGESGGALHAMPVDVAGLPATPFKRTAA, encoded by the coding sequence ATGACACGTTTCGAACCCGTGCTCGAGATCGGAGCGGAACTCGGCGAAAGCCCGGTCTGGTCGGCGGAACGGCAGATGCTGTTCTTCGTCGACATCCTCGGCCGGACACTGCACCGGTACGATCCCGTGACGGGCGCGCACCGCGCGGACGCGGTGGATGAGCATATCGGCTGCGTCCAGCCCGCCGAAGGCGGCGGCTTCGTCGCCGGGATGCGCTCGGGCATCTGGCTGCTCGATGACGACGGCCGGAAGCGCGAATGTCTCGCGGAGAATCCGGAGGATCAGCGGACGAGCCGCTTCAACGACGGGTGCGTCGATCCGAGGGGGCGTCTGCTTGTCGGCACCGTCGACGAGACGCGCGCGAACGGCGCGGCGACGCTCTACCGCTGTGACGCACGCGGCCTCGTGCCGCTGGTGGGCGGCCTGCTCACCTCGAACGGCCTCGCCTTCTCGCCGGACGGGTGCACGCTCTATCATTCGGACACGCCGCGGTTCACCGTGTGGCGACACGACTACGACCCCGAGACCGGCGAGATCGCGAACCGGCGCGTGTTCGCGAGGCTCGACCCCGATGCGCCCGACCGCGGCCGCCCCGACGGCGCGGCAGTGGACGCGGAGGGATGCTACTGGACCGCGCTCTATGCCGGGGGCCGCGTGCAGCGCTACGACCCGGACGGGCGGCTGATGGCCGAGTACCCGGCCAGCGTGCGCGGCACGACGATGCCCGCGTTCGGCGGTCCCGACATGAAGACGCTGTTCCTCACCACCGTGGGCGGCGAGAGCGGCGGCGCGCTGCACGCCATGCCCGTCGACGTCGCAGGCCTTCCCGCCACCCCCTTCAAACGGACCGCCGCATGA
- a CDS encoding SDR family NAD(P)-dependent oxidoreductase, with the protein MTADYASARYASLQGRSVLVTGGASGIGEAIVEAFAAQGARVAFIDIDKAGGHAVAERTGARFHACDLTDIAALRETVAIIEAEQDGIGVLVNNAGKDDRQALGEIEPEDWRRMLAFNLDHQFFAVQAVVPGMTARGGGSIVMMGSVSWMRGRPGMAGYSTAKAAINGLTRTLAREVGSAGIRVNCIVPGAILTERQKALWLTPELDRQFIELQGLKFRLTGEHVARMALFLGSDESAGCTGANFIVDGGLTQN; encoded by the coding sequence ATGACCGCAGACTATGCCTCCGCCCGCTATGCCTCGCTTCAAGGCCGCTCCGTGCTCGTCACCGGCGGCGCCTCGGGGATCGGCGAAGCGATCGTCGAGGCGTTCGCGGCGCAGGGCGCGCGCGTCGCCTTCATCGACATCGACAAGGCGGGAGGGCACGCGGTCGCCGAACGCACGGGCGCACGCTTCCATGCCTGCGACCTGACGGACATCGCCGCGCTTCGCGAAACCGTGGCAATCATCGAGGCCGAGCAGGACGGCATCGGTGTGCTCGTCAACAACGCCGGCAAGGACGACCGGCAGGCGCTCGGCGAGATCGAGCCGGAGGACTGGCGGCGGATGCTGGCATTCAACCTCGACCACCAGTTCTTCGCCGTGCAGGCCGTGGTGCCGGGCATGACGGCGCGCGGCGGCGGGTCGATCGTGATGATGGGCTCCGTATCATGGATGCGCGGGCGGCCGGGCATGGCCGGCTATTCGACCGCGAAAGCGGCGATCAACGGCCTCACCCGCACGCTGGCGCGCGAGGTCGGGAGCGCGGGCATCCGCGTGAACTGCATCGTGCCCGGCGCGATCCTCACCGAGCGCCAGAAAGCGCTGTGGCTGACGCCCGAACTCGACAGGCAATTCATTGAACTGCAGGGCCTGAAATTCCGGCTGACCGGCGAGCACGTCGCGCGCATGGCGCTGTTCCTCGGCTCCGACGAGAGCGCGGGCTGCACCGGCGCCAACTTCATCGTCGACGGGGGGCTGACGCAGAATTGA
- a CDS encoding GntR family transcriptional regulator, with translation MELPGYRPLYRQVYDIVVGKVAQGVWKPGEALPSEQALARELGVSQGTMRKVLDALTAEKVLERHQGKGTFIAENTQERALFRFFRMVRADGSRVTPDCGAETVKVRASRAVEQQKLDLEKGDRVVEIRRIRLLEGKPAIRETIVLPAALFPGIEARQPLPNTLYSLYQTDFGVNIVAANERLGAEIADAEDHKLLGAPVGAPLLTIDRIALSLQDRKVEWRLSRVYAPHLAYAITLS, from the coding sequence ATGGAACTTCCCGGCTATCGCCCGCTCTACCGACAGGTTTACGATATCGTCGTCGGCAAGGTGGCGCAGGGGGTCTGGAAGCCGGGCGAAGCCTTGCCGAGCGAGCAGGCGCTGGCGCGTGAACTCGGCGTCAGCCAAGGCACGATGCGAAAGGTGCTCGATGCGCTGACTGCGGAAAAGGTGCTGGAGCGGCATCAGGGCAAGGGCACGTTCATCGCGGAAAACACGCAGGAGCGGGCACTGTTCCGGTTCTTCCGCATGGTGCGCGCGGACGGTTCCCGCGTCACGCCCGATTGCGGCGCCGAGACCGTGAAGGTGCGGGCCTCGCGCGCGGTCGAGCAGCAGAAGCTCGATCTCGAAAAGGGCGACCGGGTTGTCGAGATCCGCAGGATTCGCCTGCTCGAAGGAAAGCCGGCAATCCGCGAGACGATCGTTCTTCCGGCGGCGCTCTTCCCCGGTATCGAGGCACGCCAGCCGCTGCCGAACACGCTCTATTCGCTCTACCAGACCGATTTCGGGGTCAACATCGTCGCCGCCAACGAGAGGCTTGGCGCCGAAATCGCGGACGCGGAGGATCACAAGCTGCTCGGTGCGCCCGTGGGCGCGCCGCTGCTCACCATTGACCGGATCGCACTGTCGCTTCAGGACCGCAAGGTGGAATGGCGTCTCAGCCGCGTCTACGCGCCGCATCTCGCCTACGCGATCACGCTCAGCTAG